Proteins from one Diprion similis isolate iyDipSimi1 chromosome 3, iyDipSimi1.1, whole genome shotgun sequence genomic window:
- the LOC124404220 gene encoding glycogen phosphorylase — protein sequence MSMSDVDHEKRKQISVREIVDVENVANFKKTFNRHLHYTLVKDRNVATSRDYYFALAHSVKDNLVSRWIRTQQYYYEKDPKRVYYLSLEYYMGRSLQNTMINLGIQGACDEAMYQMGLNIEELEELEEDAGLGNGGLGRLAACFLDSMATLGLAAYGYGIRYEYGIFAQKIKNGEQTEEPDDWLRYGNPWEKARPEFMLPVNFYGHVIDTPEGKKWVNTQVVFAMPYDSPIPGYNNNYVNTLRLWSAKSPVEFNLKFFNDGDYIQAVIDRNLAENISRVLYPNDNFFEGKELRLKQEYFMCAATLQDIIRRYKSSKFGSRDHHRTDFDAFPDKVAIQLNDTHPSLAIPELMRVLLDVEGLPWEKAWDITVRTCAYTNHTVLPEALERWPTSLLESILPRHMQIIYHINFLHLEKVKAFFNGDLERIRRMSLIEEDGEKRVNMAHLSIVGSHAVNGVARIHSEIIKDVVFRDFYAMTPEKFQNKTNGITPRRWLLLCNPTLSDLIAEKIGDEWTVHLDQLAQLKQWAKDPGFQRSINKVKQENKLRLAQLLEKDYGVKINPASIFDIQVKRIHEYKRQLLNCLHIITLYNRIKRDPSAPFVPRTIMIGGKAAPGYHMAKKIIKLICSVGNVVNNDPIVGDKLKVIFLENYRVTLAEQIIPAADLSEQISTAGTEASGTGNMKFMLNGALTIGTLDGANVEMAEEMGNENIFIFGMTVDEVEDLKRKGYNAYDYYNKLPEAKQCIDQIQGGFFSPSNPDEFKDITDVLLKWDRFLLLADYEAYIKAQDLVSKVYQDESKWVEMAIHNIASSGKFSSDRTIEEYAREIWGVEPTWQKLPPPNEPRDI from the exons ATGTCCATGTCAGATGTGGATCATGAGAAGAGGAAGCAGATATCAGTTCGGGAGATCGTTGATGTCGAGAATGTTGCTAACTTCAAGAAGACTTTCAACCGACACCTCCACTACACCCTTGTCAAGGATCGCAACGTCGCCACATCCAGGGACTATTACTTCGCCCTCGCCCACAGTGTCAAGGACAATTTAGTCTCCAGATGGATTCGCACTCAGCAGTATTACTACGAAAAGGACCCCAAG AGGGTCTACTACCTGTCTCTTGAATACTACATGGGTAGATCCCTACAAAACACAATGATCAACTTGGGGATCCAAGGAGCTTGCGACGAAGCCATGTACCAA ATGGGCTTGAACATTGAGGAGTTGGAGGAGCTTGAGGAGGATGCTGGACTCGGCAATGGAGGACTAGGGCGTTTGGCGGCCTGCTTTTTGGACAGCATGGCGACTCTGGGTTTGGCTGCCTACGGGTATGGCATAAGGTACGAATACGGAATTTTTGCGCAGAAGATCAAGAACGGTGAACAGACGGAGGAGCCTGACGACTGGCTGCGGTACGGCAACCCTTGGGAAAAAGCTCGGCCCGAATTCATGCTTCCAGTGAACTTTTACGGGCACGTGATCGACACCCCCGAAGGAAAGAAATGGGTCAACACGCAA gTCGTCTTCGCCATGCCTTACGACAGCCCGATCCCTGGATACAACAACAACTACGTTAACACTCTAAGGCTCTGGTCAGCAAAGTCGCCCGTTGAATTCAATCTCAAATTCT TTAACGACGGTGATTACATCCAGGCGGTGATCGATCGCAACTTGGCGGAGAATATCTCGAGGGTTTTGTACCCCAATGATAATTTCTTTGAAGGCAAGGAGCTGCGTTTGAAACAGGAGTACTTCATGTGCGCCGCGACACTTCAAGACATTATTCGTCGCTACAAGTCGAGCAAATTCGGCTCACGAGATCATCATAGAACCGACTTTGACGCCTTTCCGGATAAGGTCGCGATCCAGTTGAACGACACTCACCCTTCGCTGGCGATTCCCGAGCTGATGAGGGTCTTGCTTGATGTGGAGGGTCTGCCGTGGGAAAAG GCATGGGACATCACCGTTCGCACCTGCGCCTACACGAATCACACTGTTCTTCCAGAGGCCCTGGAACGTTGGCCAACCAGTTTGTTGGAGAGCATTCTGCCTCGCCACATGCAGATTATTTATCACATAAACTTCTTGCATCTCGAGAAGGTCAAGGCCTTCTTCAACGGCGATTTGGAACGCATTCGCCGCATGTCTCTCATCGAAGAAGACGGCGAGAAACGCGTCAACATGGCTCATCTTTCCATTGTTGGAAGCCACGCTGTCAATGGAGTTGCTCGCATTCATTCGGAAATCATCAAAGACGTCGT GTTCCGCGACTTTTACGCCATGACACCGGAgaaattccagaacaaaaCTAACGGTATTACTCCGAGAAGGTGGCTGCTTTTGTGCAATCCAACGTTGTCTGATCTAATTGCCGAG AAAATTGGAGACGAATGGACCGTCCATTTGGACCAACTTGCACAGCTCAAACAGTGGGCAAAGGATCCGGGCTTCCAGCGCAGCATAAACAAGGTCAAGCAGGAGAACAAACTGCGATTGGCACAATTGCTGGAAAAGGATTATGGGGTGAAAATTAACCCAGCCTCGATATTTGATATTCAG GTGAAACGTATTCACGAGTACAAAAGGCAGCTGTTGAACTGCCTGCATATAATAACCCTCTACAATCGAATCAAGAGGGATCCATCGGCGCCATTTGTGCCGCGGACAATTATGATCGGTGGTAAAGCTGCCCCTGGTTATCACATGGCGAAGAAGATCATTAAGCTGATTTGCAGCGTTGGTAATGTTGTGAACAACGATCCGATCGTTGGTGATAAGCTCAAAGTGATTTTCCTCGAAAACTACAGAGTCACTTTGGCTGAACAGATTATTCCAGCTGCTGACCTTAGCGAACAAATCTCAACGGCTGGCACTGAGGCTTCGGGAACTGGAAACATGAAGTTTATG TTGAATGGTGCTTTAACAATCGGAACTTTGGACGGTGCGAACGTCGAGATGGCCGAAGAAATGGGCAACGAGAATATCTTCATTTTCGGCATGACAGTTGACGAGGTTGAAGACTTGAAGAGGAAGGGCTACAACGCTTATGACTACTACAACAAATTACCCGAAGCAAAGCAGTGCATCGATCAGATTCAGGGTGGATTCTTCAGTCCAAGTAATCCTGACGAGTTCAAGGATATCACTGATGTTTTGCTGAAGTGGGACAGGTTCCTGCTTCTTGCCGATTATGAAGCCTACATTAAAGCTCAGGATCTTGTCTCCAAAGTTTACCAG GACGAGAGCAAGTGGGTGGAAATGGCAATTCATAATATTGCATCGTCGGGCAAGTTTTCGTCGGACAGAACAATCGAAGAATACGCTCGTGAGATTTGGGGCGTTGAACCGACTTGGCAAAAACTCCCGCCGCCGAATGAGCCACGTGATAtttaa